A single genomic interval of Prionailurus viverrinus isolate Anna chromosome A2, UM_Priviv_1.0, whole genome shotgun sequence harbors:
- the LOC125151261 gene encoding GTPase IMAP family member 1-like isoform X2 produces the protein MVGMGGRKMARDEENAYGSQDPDYQQQPLAQERRLRLILAGRTGVGKSATGNSILGHRLFPSRLAATPVTRSCALGSRSWARWRVEVTDTPDLFTAQGRHADPDCTERASCYLLSAPGPHALLLVTQLGRFTAQDEEAVRGVRELFGASVLARAVLVFTRREDLEGGSLHDYVRATDNRALRALVDECGGRVCALDNRAEGAERDAQVGELLALVERLALEHDGAPFTDDVYGLAWARRHARPEDTLRLVAARLAARGLGRGWGGQWGRGRRWLEAARRGWPLALLLLGGALLFVLLLLQRGAPGPD, from the exons atg GTGGGCATGGGAGGACGCAAGATGGCCAGGGATGAAGAAAATGCCTATG GTTCCCAGGACCCGGACTACCAGCAGCAGCCGCTGGCGCAGGAGCGCAGGCTCAGGCTCATCCTGGCCGGCAGGACCGGAGTGGGCAAGAGCGCCACGGGCAACAGCATCCTGGGCCACAGGCTCTTCCCGTCCAGGCTCGCGGCCACCCCGGTGACCAGAAGCTGCGCCCTGGGGAGCCGCAGCTGGGCCAGGTGGCGCGTGGAGGTCACCGACACCCCCGACCTCTTCACCGCCCAAGGGCGACACGCGGACCCGGACTGCACCGAGCGGGCCAGCTGCTACCTGCTCTCGGCGCCCGGGCCGCACGCGCTGCTGCTGGTCACGCAGCTGGGCCGCTTCACCGCCCAGGACGAGGAGGCGGTGCGCGGCGTCCGCGAGCTGTTCGGGGCCAGCGTCCTGGCGCGCGCCGTGCTCGTCTTCACGCGCCGGGAGGACCTGGAGGGGGGCTCGCTGCACGACTACGTGCGCGCCACCGACAACCGCGCGCTGCGGGCCCTGGTGGACGAGTGCGGCGGCCGCGTGTGCGCCCTGGACAACCGGGCGGAGGGCGCCGAGCGCGATGCGCAGGTGGGCGAGCTGCTGGCGCTGGTGGAGCGGCTGGCTCTGGAGCACGACGGCGCGCCCTTCACCGACGACGTGTACGGCCTGGCGTGGGCCCGGCGCCACGCGCGTCCCGAGGACACGCTCCGCCTGGTGGCCGCGCGGCTGGCGGCCCGCggtctggggcgggggtggggtgggcagtgggggcgggggcggcgctgGCTGGAGGCCGCGAGGCGGGGGTGGCCGCTGGCGCTCCTGCTGCTAGGGGGCGCACTGTTATTTGTCTTGCTGCTTCTCCAGCGGGGGGCTCCAGGCCCAGATTGA
- the LOC125151261 gene encoding GTPase IMAP family member 1-like isoform X1: MSCPFKSAPLGPPSLGSETSSLCCAGRNSLCTHNPRHSTRSRVSAANSRACHHFCWKVGMGGRKMARDEENAYGSQDPDYQQQPLAQERRLRLILAGRTGVGKSATGNSILGHRLFPSRLAATPVTRSCALGSRSWARWRVEVTDTPDLFTAQGRHADPDCTERASCYLLSAPGPHALLLVTQLGRFTAQDEEAVRGVRELFGASVLARAVLVFTRREDLEGGSLHDYVRATDNRALRALVDECGGRVCALDNRAEGAERDAQVGELLALVERLALEHDGAPFTDDVYGLAWARRHARPEDTLRLVAARLAARGLGRGWGGQWGRGRRWLEAARRGWPLALLLLGGALLFVLLLLQRGAPGPD, from the exons ATGTCCTGTCCCTTTAAATCGGCACcactgggccctccctccctgggctctgAGACTTCCTCCCTGTGCTGTGCTGGCAGGAACAGCCTCTGTACTCACAACCCAAGGCACAGCACCAGGTCGCGGGTTTCTGCAGCCAACAGCAGAGCCTGTCACCACTTCTGCTGGAAG GTGGGCATGGGAGGACGCAAGATGGCCAGGGATGAAGAAAATGCCTATG GTTCCCAGGACCCGGACTACCAGCAGCAGCCGCTGGCGCAGGAGCGCAGGCTCAGGCTCATCCTGGCCGGCAGGACCGGAGTGGGCAAGAGCGCCACGGGCAACAGCATCCTGGGCCACAGGCTCTTCCCGTCCAGGCTCGCGGCCACCCCGGTGACCAGAAGCTGCGCCCTGGGGAGCCGCAGCTGGGCCAGGTGGCGCGTGGAGGTCACCGACACCCCCGACCTCTTCACCGCCCAAGGGCGACACGCGGACCCGGACTGCACCGAGCGGGCCAGCTGCTACCTGCTCTCGGCGCCCGGGCCGCACGCGCTGCTGCTGGTCACGCAGCTGGGCCGCTTCACCGCCCAGGACGAGGAGGCGGTGCGCGGCGTCCGCGAGCTGTTCGGGGCCAGCGTCCTGGCGCGCGCCGTGCTCGTCTTCACGCGCCGGGAGGACCTGGAGGGGGGCTCGCTGCACGACTACGTGCGCGCCACCGACAACCGCGCGCTGCGGGCCCTGGTGGACGAGTGCGGCGGCCGCGTGTGCGCCCTGGACAACCGGGCGGAGGGCGCCGAGCGCGATGCGCAGGTGGGCGAGCTGCTGGCGCTGGTGGAGCGGCTGGCTCTGGAGCACGACGGCGCGCCCTTCACCGACGACGTGTACGGCCTGGCGTGGGCCCGGCGCCACGCGCGTCCCGAGGACACGCTCCGCCTGGTGGCCGCGCGGCTGGCGGCCCGCggtctggggcgggggtggggtgggcagtgggggcgggggcggcgctgGCTGGAGGCCGCGAGGCGGGGGTGGCCGCTGGCGCTCCTGCTGCTAGGGGGCGCACTGTTATTTGTCTTGCTGCTTCTCCAGCGGGGGGCTCCAGGCCCAGATTGA
- the LOC125151261 gene encoding GTPase IMAP family member 1-like isoform X3: MGGRKMARDEENAYGSQDPDYQQQPLAQERRLRLILAGRTGVGKSATGNSILGHRLFPSRLAATPVTRSCALGSRSWARWRVEVTDTPDLFTAQGRHADPDCTERASCYLLSAPGPHALLLVTQLGRFTAQDEEAVRGVRELFGASVLARAVLVFTRREDLEGGSLHDYVRATDNRALRALVDECGGRVCALDNRAEGAERDAQVGELLALVERLALEHDGAPFTDDVYGLAWARRHARPEDTLRLVAARLAARGLGRGWGGQWGRGRRWLEAARRGWPLALLLLGGALLFVLLLLQRGAPGPD; this comes from the exons ATGGGAGGACGCAAGATGGCCAGGGATGAAGAAAATGCCTATG GTTCCCAGGACCCGGACTACCAGCAGCAGCCGCTGGCGCAGGAGCGCAGGCTCAGGCTCATCCTGGCCGGCAGGACCGGAGTGGGCAAGAGCGCCACGGGCAACAGCATCCTGGGCCACAGGCTCTTCCCGTCCAGGCTCGCGGCCACCCCGGTGACCAGAAGCTGCGCCCTGGGGAGCCGCAGCTGGGCCAGGTGGCGCGTGGAGGTCACCGACACCCCCGACCTCTTCACCGCCCAAGGGCGACACGCGGACCCGGACTGCACCGAGCGGGCCAGCTGCTACCTGCTCTCGGCGCCCGGGCCGCACGCGCTGCTGCTGGTCACGCAGCTGGGCCGCTTCACCGCCCAGGACGAGGAGGCGGTGCGCGGCGTCCGCGAGCTGTTCGGGGCCAGCGTCCTGGCGCGCGCCGTGCTCGTCTTCACGCGCCGGGAGGACCTGGAGGGGGGCTCGCTGCACGACTACGTGCGCGCCACCGACAACCGCGCGCTGCGGGCCCTGGTGGACGAGTGCGGCGGCCGCGTGTGCGCCCTGGACAACCGGGCGGAGGGCGCCGAGCGCGATGCGCAGGTGGGCGAGCTGCTGGCGCTGGTGGAGCGGCTGGCTCTGGAGCACGACGGCGCGCCCTTCACCGACGACGTGTACGGCCTGGCGTGGGCCCGGCGCCACGCGCGTCCCGAGGACACGCTCCGCCTGGTGGCCGCGCGGCTGGCGGCCCGCggtctggggcgggggtggggtgggcagtgggggcgggggcggcgctgGCTGGAGGCCGCGAGGCGGGGGTGGCCGCTGGCGCTCCTGCTGCTAGGGGGCGCACTGTTATTTGTCTTGCTGCTTCTCCAGCGGGGGGCTCCAGGCCCAGATTGA